In the genome of Bacteroidota bacterium, one region contains:
- a CDS encoding SLBB domain-containing protein has translation MHNVKFSQACPLFIVFACLVLVSSFSAATAQAQEIPESIQQQLRQNGMSADEARREALRLGIDLSDPEAATARARQLGVPESLIQQMLTAIADEEEMGRTVPTDGIVDREVPSLAGRPIISPEVLYVPDQDPLLLPTPDLDAELGFQNIVGDTVLVRVPLKDDLSGINVADFFFVDAAQEDTLYAFSVRRVLGSKYEGMWQALFIVSPDTKSDDWLLLVNAIDESGNDNIIDTEEVLRVRREGEELVDADTAAVADSLIHFGYDLFFIRPEMFEQAPVGPVDEGYVVGPGDELRLIVFGAAEFQHDLEVDPEGRIFVPNVGQRVVAGSRLSSLREDIRIWLGRSYAGLLTEPPEVLMDLTVKRLKPVNVFVLGEVGKPGRFPLASNSTVFNALYSVGGPQTSGSLRDVQVIRRGRVTYSVDLYEYLLKGYSSGDVQLRSNDNVFIPPRGKTVTIKGEVHRPAIYELKGRETFQDLLSFAGGLKAEAYTRRFQIERVVPFEDRADPLQVRTVLDFNLAEILRGDAGVAIEDGDVVTIFSIPESSNLAALSKVRAASVNGAVFSPGTYELTGQVRTLRELIQQANGLTGDAFLGKVELYRLTEDLKKQVVSLNLDEIMQDVPTQNLVLQPQDSLYIYSTQVLQQIPVVNISGQVRTPGQFDLLENMSVVNLLYKGGGLRDPEYLKNVFKDRADLFRKSADGRSEEIIPFHLGEALEGRGYGAELLQPGDEIRIYPLEVEVLREPYVEISGAVKKEGQFRFREGMTLEDLILQAGGFEEGAYLQEVEVTRLDSTRSINELATSIQVPFVALDQNSNPSFGVVEGLPDRSRPARQFQLQHLDRVYVRLDPGFREQQIVTINGEVQFPGTYTLLRENETLTEIIRRAGGVLPTGYPKGGRLLRENLQVIVEMDKALAGNYDADMIMLPGDEVVIPLQPNTVAVRGNVANEGLIKYEPGRRLTYYLDRAGGRRPESEAVLLTQASGATFSVRRRGLFKKNPVVDEGARILVTRQQPKEPGERVDVGRTIIESVGIISSALTIVVLARQAFN, from the coding sequence ATGCATAACGTAAAATTTTCTCAAGCCTGTCCATTGTTCATTGTATTTGCCTGCCTGGTATTGGTTAGCAGTTTTTCTGCAGCCACCGCCCAGGCCCAGGAGATTCCCGAATCGATCCAGCAGCAACTTCGCCAAAACGGTATGAGTGCCGACGAAGCCCGGCGGGAAGCGCTGCGACTCGGTATAGATCTGTCTGACCCGGAAGCAGCAACAGCGCGTGCGCGGCAGCTAGGTGTACCGGAATCGTTAATCCAGCAAATGCTCACCGCTATCGCTGACGAAGAGGAAATGGGGCGAACGGTCCCAACTGATGGCATCGTAGATCGCGAAGTGCCAAGCCTGGCCGGCCGGCCTATCATTTCTCCCGAAGTACTCTACGTCCCTGACCAGGACCCGCTCTTGTTGCCAACTCCCGATCTTGATGCTGAACTTGGCTTCCAGAACATTGTCGGTGATACCGTGCTGGTTCGCGTGCCGTTAAAAGATGACCTTTCTGGCATCAATGTAGCCGATTTCTTTTTTGTTGATGCCGCCCAGGAAGACACCCTGTATGCCTTTAGCGTGCGCCGCGTGCTTGGGAGTAAATACGAAGGCATGTGGCAAGCTTTGTTCATCGTATCACCCGACACTAAATCAGATGATTGGCTGCTGCTGGTTAATGCAATTGATGAAAGTGGGAACGACAACATCATCGACACCGAAGAAGTGTTGCGCGTGCGCAGGGAAGGTGAAGAACTGGTAGACGCTGATACGGCAGCGGTGGCTGATAGCCTGATTCACTTTGGGTATGATCTGTTCTTTATTCGTCCGGAAATGTTTGAGCAGGCGCCCGTAGGCCCTGTTGATGAGGGGTACGTAGTTGGGCCCGGCGATGAACTGCGGCTTATTGTGTTTGGTGCAGCAGAATTCCAGCACGACCTTGAAGTGGATCCTGAAGGACGCATTTTTGTGCCAAATGTGGGCCAGCGGGTAGTGGCCGGCAGCCGGCTTTCGTCGCTGCGAGAAGACATTCGCATCTGGTTAGGGCGTAGTTACGCCGGTCTCCTCACCGAGCCACCTGAGGTGCTGATGGACCTGACCGTCAAGCGGTTGAAACCGGTCAATGTGTTTGTGCTTGGCGAGGTTGGAAAGCCTGGCCGTTTTCCGCTGGCAAGCAATTCTACCGTATTCAATGCATTGTACTCTGTTGGGGGCCCACAAACATCAGGGAGCTTGCGTGATGTACAGGTCATCCGCCGTGGCCGCGTCACCTATTCCGTTGACCTTTACGAGTACCTGTTGAAAGGATATTCTTCGGGTGATGTACAACTTCGCTCGAATGATAACGTGTTTATCCCGCCCCGCGGCAAGACGGTTACTATAAAGGGTGAAGTACATCGGCCGGCTATTTATGAGTTGAAAGGCCGGGAGACATTCCAGGATTTACTCTCTTTTGCCGGCGGGCTAAAAGCTGAAGCATACACCCGTCGTTTCCAGATTGAACGCGTGGTGCCTTTTGAAGACCGCGCTGATCCGTTGCAAGTGCGCACCGTACTCGACTTTAATCTCGCCGAGATCCTCCGCGGAGACGCCGGCGTTGCAATTGAAGACGGTGACGTTGTAACCATTTTTTCTATTCCCGAATCATCAAACCTGGCAGCGTTAAGCAAGGTGCGCGCAGCCAGTGTGAATGGCGCTGTTTTTAGTCCGGGTACCTATGAGTTGACCGGACAGGTACGCACGCTGCGAGAACTCATCCAGCAGGCAAATGGCCTCACCGGAGACGCTTTTCTCGGCAAGGTGGAGCTGTATCGGTTGACGGAAGACCTGAAAAAACAGGTGGTCTCGCTCAACCTCGATGAAATCATGCAGGATGTGCCGACCCAGAATCTGGTACTACAGCCACAAGATAGCCTCTATATCTATTCAACCCAGGTGCTCCAGCAAATCCCCGTTGTAAACATCTCGGGACAGGTTCGGACACCCGGACAGTTTGACCTGCTCGAGAATATGTCGGTGGTCAACCTGCTCTATAAAGGTGGAGGCTTACGCGATCCGGAGTATCTGAAAAATGTCTTTAAAGATCGGGCCGATCTATTTCGTAAAAGTGCAGACGGACGGTCAGAAGAAATTATACCGTTTCATCTTGGCGAGGCCCTTGAAGGCCGTGGTTACGGTGCTGAGCTGCTACAGCCCGGTGATGAAATTCGCATCTACCCACTGGAAGTAGAAGTATTACGAGAGCCCTACGTCGAGATTTCAGGTGCGGTTAAAAAGGAAGGCCAGTTTCGCTTCCGGGAAGGCATGACGCTGGAAGACCTGATCTTGCAAGCCGGCGGATTTGAAGAAGGCGCTTACCTGCAGGAAGTAGAAGTGACGCGGTTGGATTCTACTCGAAGTATCAATGAGCTGGCAACCAGTATTCAGGTGCCGTTTGTGGCACTAGACCAAAATTCAAATCCTTCTTTTGGCGTAGTCGAGGGGCTCCCTGATCGCTCGAGACCTGCTCGTCAATTTCAGTTGCAGCATCTCGACAGGGTATACGTCCGACTGGATCCGGGCTTTCGCGAGCAGCAGATTGTCACCATTAATGGGGAAGTCCAATTCCCGGGTACCTATACATTGCTCCGCGAGAACGAGACGCTGACTGAAATTATTCGACGCGCAGGAGGCGTGTTGCCAACCGGATACCCGAAAGGGGGGCGGCTATTACGCGAGAATTTGCAGGTGATTGTGGAGATGGATAAAGCACTCGCCGGCAACTATGACGCAGACATGATTATGCTACCGGGGGATGAAGTTGTGATTCCTTTGCAGCCCAATACGGTAGCTGTCCGTGGTAACGTTGCCAACGAAGGGCTGATCAAATATGAGCCTGGTCGGCGATTGACGTATTACCTGGATCGGGCAGGGGGGCGCCGGCCTGAAAGCGAAGCGGTACTGCTCACACAGGCGTCCGGCGCAACCTTTAGCGTCCGCCGCAGAGGATTGTTCAAGAAAAACCCTGTTGTAGACGAAGGCGCCCGTATCCTCGTAACCCGGCAACAACCCAAAGAGCCCGGAGAACGGGTTGATGTAGGCCGGACCATTATCGAAAGCGTAGGCATCATTTCGAGCGCCTTGACAATTGTCGTCCTCGCCAGGCAGGCGTTTAATTAG
- a CDS encoding glycosyltransferase family 2 protein, giving the protein MENGIPKVSVIIPAYNMGDYVGRAVASILEGNFKELEVLVIDDGSTDRTTEVLASFVNPKHAAYDARVHYVHQENKGKASAVNKGLKMARGSYVTILDADDEFTPHSLSSRYPTNGSQPDMIIGGFEVFDTRGVLGVRNEPSSENPEQLKRSILMAYKTPFSLNTCLLSRALVERAGDFDVRLTRCQDIDYSLRCLKQTDNITAAPAIVYRYRKHRTSIKNRLRFRYKTTFHRPRVVWKNAEGVSKFFLVPYGIGMDIAKMAFELVGNYTK; this is encoded by the coding sequence ATGGAAAACGGTATTCCTAAAGTTAGCGTAATCATACCGGCCTATAACATGGGTGATTATGTCGGCCGGGCAGTTGCTTCGATCCTTGAGGGTAACTTTAAGGAGCTTGAGGTGCTTGTGATTGATGATGGTTCTACCGATCGAACGACCGAGGTATTGGCATCGTTTGTCAATCCCAAACATGCTGCTTACGACGCGCGGGTACACTACGTGCATCAGGAAAACAAAGGGAAAGCCTCAGCCGTGAACAAAGGCCTAAAAATGGCACGGGGCAGCTACGTAACCATTCTGGATGCGGATGATGAGTTTACACCGCACAGCCTGTCATCGCGGTATCCGACCAATGGCAGCCAGCCAGACATGATTATCGGTGGCTTTGAGGTATTTGACACAAGGGGTGTATTGGGCGTCAGGAATGAACCCTCTAGCGAGAACCCCGAGCAGTTGAAGCGTAGCATTCTGATGGCCTACAAAACGCCATTCTCGCTGAACACCTGCCTACTCTCCCGTGCACTTGTAGAACGGGCCGGCGACTTTGATGTGCGGCTCACCCGCTGCCAGGACATTGACTATTCGCTGCGCTGCCTCAAACAGACAGATAACATCACAGCAGCGCCGGCTATTGTCTACCGATACCGCAAACACAGAACCTCTATCAAAAACAGGCTACGCTTCCGGTATAAAACCACGTTCCACCGCCCACGCGTAGTCTGGAAAAACGCAGAAGGCGTATCGAAATTTTTTCTCGTCCCTTACGGCATCGGTATGGACATCGCGAAGATGGCCTTCGAACTCGTCGGCAATTACACGAAATAG